The following coding sequences are from one Stigmatopora nigra isolate UIUO_SnigA chromosome 12, RoL_Snig_1.1, whole genome shotgun sequence window:
- the il22ra2 gene encoding interleukin-22 receptor subunit alpha-2, with amino-acid sequence MEYFLAGVLMALRLMLDSSATSASPVSPASPVDVTFDSVDFKDVLRWTPPADDDNADLRYDVQWKIYGAAEWSDAARCQGIREHHCDLSAVTSDPREWYYARLRASSPPSWTSQWVLSPRFSPRLDTKISAPPLSLNVSEQGILVLVETPPTLARKLHASRLHSHLVYNIYLLEQKGQQEVFKVKCCSGSLLLSKVKRKIKYCFRSQSVLPRLGFQSVRGPEKCIATP; translated from the exons ATGGAGTACTTTCTAGCAGGAGTTCTGATGGCGTTGCGGCTGATGCTGGACTCGTCGGCCACTTCGGCGTCGCCAG TCTCGCCGGCATCTCCCGTCGATGTCACGTTTGACTCTGTGGATTTCAAGGACGTCCTCCGCTGGACGCCGCCCGCCGACGATGACAATGCCGATCTTCGCTACGATGTCCAGTGGAAAAT TTACGGCGCGGCGGAGTGGTCGGACGCTGCACGGTGCCAGGGCATCCGTGAGCATCACTGCGACCTGAGCGCCGTCACCTCCGACCCCCGGGAGTGGTACTACGCCAGACTTCGAGCCTCTTCCCCGCCGTCCTGGACTTCCCAGTGGGTTCTCTCGCCCAGATTCAGCCCCAGGCTCGACA CCAAAATCAGTGCCCCTCCACTCAGCCTGAACGTTAGTGAGCAAGGCATCTTGGTCTTGGTGGAGACCCCCCCGACCCTGGCCAGGAAGTTGCACGCCAGCCGGCTCCACTCCCACTTGGTCTACAACATCTACCTGCTGGAGCAAAAGGGTCAACAAGag GTGTTTAAAGTGAAGTGCTGCTCGGGGAGTCTTCTGCTGAGCAAAGTCAAGCGCAAAATCAAATATTGCTTCCGCTCGCAAAGCGTCTTGCCGAGATTGGGATTCCAGAGCGTCCGTGGACCCGAAAAGTGCATCGCCACGCCGTGA